The following are encoded in a window of Panicum virgatum strain AP13 chromosome 5N, P.virgatum_v5, whole genome shotgun sequence genomic DNA:
- the LOC120671835 gene encoding disease resistance protein PIK6-NP-like isoform X2, with amino-acid sequence MEYATGALGTLLPKLGQLLRDEYRLQKGAKKNIEDLTKELECIQAALRDVGEVPLDERSELLRIWARDAREMSYDMEDMVDTFLVRVQGPDERPSKRKVKRFFKKLWDDVTKAKIRRDIGQEINDIKERVKEVAERRARYKFDDITPAKTFSVDPRIAFLNTKATDLIGIDKAREEVITKLTKGDNNVLSAQQRIISIVGFGGLGKTTLAKAVYDKLKGPFDCTAFVSVGRNPDNIKNIFRNILIQLDKGRYEKFNFSIFDDEMQLINELRDFLGNKRYFIVIDDIWDTKAWKIIQLALVDNNSGSIIIITTRKYEVAQQAGGIYRLEPLSDDNSRKLFFARMYDGESKASNHQPDDEVSDKILKKCGDIPLAIITMASLLEGKHMEEWSEILNSIDFGSKENQQVEDTMKIISFSYYDLPPHLRICLLYLSVFPEDYFIEKDALIWMWIAEDFIVHKKQGIMSSFEIGERWFSELVNRSMIQLVEKWDEGSRILVHGCQVHDMVLDLICSISSEENFVTILDNKEGASSSSSSSPGKVYRLALHNNRIVESHMVGMGRVRSFISCDCDIDKGIPLSSFTLIRVLAIYNGVFGRKHRHLKHIQNLLHLRYLQLSGGEAELPEEIGNLKFLETLHVYRLLNAKVVSLLTQLRCLRLDLGNSVSATIFTDGIKLTSLEELEVCFGYHAFKSQEPWRRFVKELGSLKELKVLRLGSCNAFSMEVQIDLVESLRSLGKMEHLSLHAYWSSSADTATWEAAGFRLPRHIRYLLLNGINFSGFPSFCINRLCLPNLSHLSLSVDAIEEQELQILGQLPELRFLDLKVESTAEIMVCSAATTDPAGDGGRFFKKLRHCTLNPWEVLLLPSKDGVSFRMRRVHATVLLGSEWNGVSSGKGLAAALMPRVHKLSFKVFSVREFKDENHGDGLCLEYFASLQNINVKIYIDDASDAEVEVKEVEASLQRAARVHPNHPLVETVRYNAPMFPEWKAWAARQAHEAEVEQQQDDEQAGSSARD; translated from the exons ATGGAGTACGCGACGGGAGCACTGGGCACTCTGCTTCCCAAGCTCGGCCAGCTGCTCCGAGATGAGTACAGGCTGCAGAAGGGCGCCAAGAAAAACATCGAGGACCTCACAAAAGAGCTCGAGTGCATTCAAGCTGCCCTCCGCGACGTCGGCGAGGTGCCGCTGGACGAGCGTAGCGAGCTGCTCAGGATCTGGGCCCGTGATGCCCGGGAGATGTCCTACGACATGGAGGATATGGTGGACACCTTCCTTGTGCGTGTCCAGGGCCCTGATGAACGCCCCAGCAAAAGGAAGGTAAAAAGGTTTTTCAAGAAGTTGTGGGATGATGTCACCAAGGCAAAAATCCGGCGCGACATCGGCCAAGAGATCAATGACATCAAGGAGCGTGTCAAGGAGGTGGCAGAGCGACGCGCAAG GTACAAGTTTGATGATATTACTCCTGCCAAAACTTTTAGTGTTGACCCTCGCATAGCATTTCTGAACACTAAGGCAACTGATCTTATCGGTATCGATAAGGCAAGGGAAGAAGTAATCACGAAGTTGACAAAGGGAGATAATAATGTCCTGTCGGCACAACAAAGGATAATCTCTATTGTTGGATTTGGAGGGCTAGGCAAGACAACACTTGCCAAAGCAGTGTATGACAAGCTCAAAGGGCCATTTGATTGCACAGCGTTTGTCTCGGTTGGGAGGAATCCGGACAACATAAAGAACATTTTCAGGAACATATTAATCCAACTTGACAAGGGACGATACGAGAAATTTAATTTTTCAATATTCGACGATGAGATGCAACTCATCAATGAACTTCGAGATTTCCTTGGAAATAAGAG GTACTTCATTGTTATTGACGACATATGGGACACAAAAGCTTGGAAGATAATCCAATTAGCTCTTGTTGACAATAATAGTGGAAGTATAATAATCATAACTACTCGTAAATATGAAGTTGCACAACAAGCTGGTGGGATTTATCGGCTAGAACCGCTGTCAGATGATAACTCGAGAAAGTTATTCTTTGCAAGGATGTATGATGGTGAAAGTAAAGCATCTAATCATCAACCAGATGATGAGGTTTCAGATAAAATTCTAAAGAAGTGTGGTGACATTCCACTGGCTATCATCACAATGGCTAGTCTGTTGGAGGGTAAACATATGGAGGAATGGTCAGAGATACTAAACTCTATTGATTTTGGCAGTAAAGAGAATCAGCAAGTAGAGGACACAATGAAGATAATATCGTTTAGCTACTATGATCTACCTCCTCATCTAAGAATATGCCTATTGTATCTAAGTGTGTTCCCAGAAGATTATTTCATTGAGAAAGATGCTCTTATATGGATGTGGATAGCCGAAGATTTTATTGTTCACAAGAAACAAGGAATAATGTCCTCATTTGAGATTGGGGAGAGATGGTTTAGTGAGCTGGTAAACAGAAGTATGATTCAGCTGGTAGAGAAATGGGACGAAGGGAGTCGCATCTTAGTACATGGCTGTCAGGTTCATGATATGGTATTGGATCTTATCTGTTCCATTTCATCCGAAGAGAACTTTGTCACTATATTAGATAACAAGGAAggggcatcatcatcatcatcatcatcaccaggCAAAGTTTACAGGTTAGCCCTCCATAATAATAGAATTGTGGAGTCCCATATGGTGGGCATGGGAAGAGTGAGGTCATTCATTTCATGTGACTGTGATATTGACAAGGGGATCCCACTGTCAAGCTTTACACTTATACGAGTGCTAGCCATATATAATGGTGTTTTCGGACGTAAACACCGCCATTTGAAGCATATCCAGAATTTACTTCACTTGAGGTATCTCCAGCTAAGCGGTGGAGAAGCTGAGCTCCCTGAAGAAATAGGAAATTTAAAGTTTTTGGAGACACTACATGTGTACCGACTTTTGAATGCAAAAGTGGTGAGCCTTCTAACACAGTTGCGGTGCCTGCGATTAGATCTTGGTAATAGCGTCTCGGCTACAATATTTACAGATGGTATAAAGCTGACATCTTTGGAGGAGCTCGAGGTATGTTTTGGTTATCATGCATTTAAGAGTCAAGAGCCATGGAGGCGATTTGTGAAGGAGCTGGGCAGCCTGAAGGAACTCAAGGTGCTCCGCCTTGGTTCTTGTAACGCATTTTCGATGGAAGTACAGATAGATTTGGTCGAGTCTCTGCGCAGTCTCGGAAAGATGGAGCACCTGTCTCTGCATGCGTACTGGTCTTCATCTGCGGATACCGCGACGTGGGAAGCAGCGGGCTTTCGTCTCCCACGACACATTCGGTATTTGCTACTAAATGGGATAAATTTCTCTGGGTTCCCATCCTTCTGCATCAACCGCTTGTGTCTTCCGAATCTCTCCCACCTATCCCTCAGCGTTGATGCTATCGAAGAGCAGGAGCTGCAAATCTTGGGCCAGTTGCCGGAGCTCCGTTTCCTCGATCTGAAGGTGGAGTCCACTGCGGAAATAATGGTATGCAGTGCTGCTACTACTGATCCCGCCGGCGATGGTGGCCGCTTTTTCAAGAAGTTGAGGCACTGCACGTTGAATCCTTGGGAAGTCTTGTTGCTGCCAAGCAAGGACGGTGTTTCCTTTCGTATGCGGCGTGTGCATGCCACCGTGCTCCTGGGCTCTGAATGGAACGGCGTCAGCAGCGGCAAAGGTCTTGCGGCGGCTCTGATGCCACGCGTCCATAAGCTTAGTTTTAAAGTATTCAGCGTGCGGGAATTCAAGGATGAAAACCATGGGGATGGCCTCTGCTTGGAGTACTTTGCCTCGCTTCAGAATATCAATGTAAAGATCTACATCGATGACGCCTCTGATGCGGaggtggaggtgaaggaggtggAGGCATCACTGCAGCGTGCAGCTCGCGTCCATCCCAACCATCCCCTAGTTGAGACGGTCAGGTACAACGCGCCCATGTTCCCGGAGTGGAAGGCATGGGCGGCGAG GCAGGCACATGAGGCAGAGGTTGAGCAGCAACAAGACGACGAG CAGGCAGGCTCATCAGCGAGAGATTGA
- the LOC120671835 gene encoding disease resistance protein PIK6-NP-like isoform X1, with the protein MEYATGALGTLLPKLGQLLRDEYRLQKGAKKNIEDLTKELECIQAALRDVGEVPLDERSELLRIWARDAREMSYDMEDMVDTFLVRVQGPDERPSKRKVKRFFKKLWDDVTKAKIRRDIGQEINDIKERVKEVAERRARYKFDDITPAKTFSVDPRIAFLNTKATDLIGIDKAREEVITKLTKGDNNVLSAQQRIISIVGFGGLGKTTLAKAVYDKLKGPFDCTAFVSVGRNPDNIKNIFRNILIQLDKGRYEKFNFSIFDDEMQLINELRDFLGNKRYFIVIDDIWDTKAWKIIQLALVDNNSGSIIIITTRKYEVAQQAGGIYRLEPLSDDNSRKLFFARMYDGESKASNHQPDDEVSDKILKKCGDIPLAIITMASLLEGKHMEEWSEILNSIDFGSKENQQVEDTMKIISFSYYDLPPHLRICLLYLSVFPEDYFIEKDALIWMWIAEDFIVHKKQGIMSSFEIGERWFSELVNRSMIQLVEKWDEGSRILVHGCQVHDMVLDLICSISSEENFVTILDNKEGASSSSSSSPGKVYRLALHNNRIVESHMVGMGRVRSFISCDCDIDKGIPLSSFTLIRVLAIYNGVFGRKHRHLKHIQNLLHLRYLQLSGGEAELPEEIGNLKFLETLHVYRLLNAKVVSLLTQLRCLRLDLGNSVSATIFTDGIKLTSLEELEVCFGYHAFKSQEPWRRFVKELGSLKELKVLRLGSCNAFSMEVQIDLVESLRSLGKMEHLSLHAYWSSSADTATWEAAGFRLPRHIRYLLLNGINFSGFPSFCINRLCLPNLSHLSLSVDAIEEQELQILGQLPELRFLDLKVESTAEIMVCSAATTDPAGDGGRFFKKLRHCTLNPWEVLLLPSKDGVSFRMRRVHATVLLGSEWNGVSSGKGLAAALMPRVHKLSFKVFSVREFKDENHGDGLCLEYFASLQNINVKIYIDDASDAEVEVKEVEASLQRAARVHPNHPLVETVRYNAPMFPEWKAWAASRQAHEAEVEQQQDDEQAGSSARD; encoded by the exons ATGGAGTACGCGACGGGAGCACTGGGCACTCTGCTTCCCAAGCTCGGCCAGCTGCTCCGAGATGAGTACAGGCTGCAGAAGGGCGCCAAGAAAAACATCGAGGACCTCACAAAAGAGCTCGAGTGCATTCAAGCTGCCCTCCGCGACGTCGGCGAGGTGCCGCTGGACGAGCGTAGCGAGCTGCTCAGGATCTGGGCCCGTGATGCCCGGGAGATGTCCTACGACATGGAGGATATGGTGGACACCTTCCTTGTGCGTGTCCAGGGCCCTGATGAACGCCCCAGCAAAAGGAAGGTAAAAAGGTTTTTCAAGAAGTTGTGGGATGATGTCACCAAGGCAAAAATCCGGCGCGACATCGGCCAAGAGATCAATGACATCAAGGAGCGTGTCAAGGAGGTGGCAGAGCGACGCGCAAG GTACAAGTTTGATGATATTACTCCTGCCAAAACTTTTAGTGTTGACCCTCGCATAGCATTTCTGAACACTAAGGCAACTGATCTTATCGGTATCGATAAGGCAAGGGAAGAAGTAATCACGAAGTTGACAAAGGGAGATAATAATGTCCTGTCGGCACAACAAAGGATAATCTCTATTGTTGGATTTGGAGGGCTAGGCAAGACAACACTTGCCAAAGCAGTGTATGACAAGCTCAAAGGGCCATTTGATTGCACAGCGTTTGTCTCGGTTGGGAGGAATCCGGACAACATAAAGAACATTTTCAGGAACATATTAATCCAACTTGACAAGGGACGATACGAGAAATTTAATTTTTCAATATTCGACGATGAGATGCAACTCATCAATGAACTTCGAGATTTCCTTGGAAATAAGAG GTACTTCATTGTTATTGACGACATATGGGACACAAAAGCTTGGAAGATAATCCAATTAGCTCTTGTTGACAATAATAGTGGAAGTATAATAATCATAACTACTCGTAAATATGAAGTTGCACAACAAGCTGGTGGGATTTATCGGCTAGAACCGCTGTCAGATGATAACTCGAGAAAGTTATTCTTTGCAAGGATGTATGATGGTGAAAGTAAAGCATCTAATCATCAACCAGATGATGAGGTTTCAGATAAAATTCTAAAGAAGTGTGGTGACATTCCACTGGCTATCATCACAATGGCTAGTCTGTTGGAGGGTAAACATATGGAGGAATGGTCAGAGATACTAAACTCTATTGATTTTGGCAGTAAAGAGAATCAGCAAGTAGAGGACACAATGAAGATAATATCGTTTAGCTACTATGATCTACCTCCTCATCTAAGAATATGCCTATTGTATCTAAGTGTGTTCCCAGAAGATTATTTCATTGAGAAAGATGCTCTTATATGGATGTGGATAGCCGAAGATTTTATTGTTCACAAGAAACAAGGAATAATGTCCTCATTTGAGATTGGGGAGAGATGGTTTAGTGAGCTGGTAAACAGAAGTATGATTCAGCTGGTAGAGAAATGGGACGAAGGGAGTCGCATCTTAGTACATGGCTGTCAGGTTCATGATATGGTATTGGATCTTATCTGTTCCATTTCATCCGAAGAGAACTTTGTCACTATATTAGATAACAAGGAAggggcatcatcatcatcatcatcatcaccaggCAAAGTTTACAGGTTAGCCCTCCATAATAATAGAATTGTGGAGTCCCATATGGTGGGCATGGGAAGAGTGAGGTCATTCATTTCATGTGACTGTGATATTGACAAGGGGATCCCACTGTCAAGCTTTACACTTATACGAGTGCTAGCCATATATAATGGTGTTTTCGGACGTAAACACCGCCATTTGAAGCATATCCAGAATTTACTTCACTTGAGGTATCTCCAGCTAAGCGGTGGAGAAGCTGAGCTCCCTGAAGAAATAGGAAATTTAAAGTTTTTGGAGACACTACATGTGTACCGACTTTTGAATGCAAAAGTGGTGAGCCTTCTAACACAGTTGCGGTGCCTGCGATTAGATCTTGGTAATAGCGTCTCGGCTACAATATTTACAGATGGTATAAAGCTGACATCTTTGGAGGAGCTCGAGGTATGTTTTGGTTATCATGCATTTAAGAGTCAAGAGCCATGGAGGCGATTTGTGAAGGAGCTGGGCAGCCTGAAGGAACTCAAGGTGCTCCGCCTTGGTTCTTGTAACGCATTTTCGATGGAAGTACAGATAGATTTGGTCGAGTCTCTGCGCAGTCTCGGAAAGATGGAGCACCTGTCTCTGCATGCGTACTGGTCTTCATCTGCGGATACCGCGACGTGGGAAGCAGCGGGCTTTCGTCTCCCACGACACATTCGGTATTTGCTACTAAATGGGATAAATTTCTCTGGGTTCCCATCCTTCTGCATCAACCGCTTGTGTCTTCCGAATCTCTCCCACCTATCCCTCAGCGTTGATGCTATCGAAGAGCAGGAGCTGCAAATCTTGGGCCAGTTGCCGGAGCTCCGTTTCCTCGATCTGAAGGTGGAGTCCACTGCGGAAATAATGGTATGCAGTGCTGCTACTACTGATCCCGCCGGCGATGGTGGCCGCTTTTTCAAGAAGTTGAGGCACTGCACGTTGAATCCTTGGGAAGTCTTGTTGCTGCCAAGCAAGGACGGTGTTTCCTTTCGTATGCGGCGTGTGCATGCCACCGTGCTCCTGGGCTCTGAATGGAACGGCGTCAGCAGCGGCAAAGGTCTTGCGGCGGCTCTGATGCCACGCGTCCATAAGCTTAGTTTTAAAGTATTCAGCGTGCGGGAATTCAAGGATGAAAACCATGGGGATGGCCTCTGCTTGGAGTACTTTGCCTCGCTTCAGAATATCAATGTAAAGATCTACATCGATGACGCCTCTGATGCGGaggtggaggtgaaggaggtggAGGCATCACTGCAGCGTGCAGCTCGCGTCCATCCCAACCATCCCCTAGTTGAGACGGTCAGGTACAACGCGCCCATGTTCCCGGAGTGGAAGGCATGGGCGGCGAG CAGGCAGGCACATGAGGCAGAGGTTGAGCAGCAACAAGACGACGAG CAGGCAGGCTCATCAGCGAGAGATTGA
- the LOC120671835 gene encoding disease resistance protein PIK6-NP-like isoform X3, which translates to MEYATGALGTLLPKLGQLLRDEYRLQKGAKKNIEDLTKELECIQAALRDVGEVPLDERSELLRIWARDAREMSYDMEDMVDTFLVRVQGPDERPSKRKVKRFFKKLWDDVTKAKIRRDIGQEINDIKERVKEVAERRARYKFDDITPAKTFSVDPRIAFLNTKATDLIGIDKAREEVITKLTKGDNNVLSAQQRIISIVGFGGLGKTTLAKAVYDKLKGPFDCTAFVSVGRNPDNIKNIFRNILIQLDKGRYEKFNFSIFDDEMQLINELRDFLGNKRYFIVIDDIWDTKAWKIIQLALVDNNSGSIIIITTRKYEVAQQAGGIYRLEPLSDDNSRKLFFARMYDGESKASNHQPDDEVSDKILKKCGDIPLAIITMASLLEGKHMEEWSEILNSIDFGSKENQQVEDTMKIISFSYYDLPPHLRICLLYLSVFPEDYFIEKDALIWMWIAEDFIVHKKQGIMSSFEIGERWFSELVNRSMIQLVEKWDEGSRILVHGCQVHDMVLDLICSISSEENFVTILDNKEGASSSSSSSPGKVYRLALHNNRIVESHMVGMGRVRSFISCDCDIDKGIPLSSFTLIRVLAIYNGVFGRKHRHLKHIQNLLHLRYLQLSGGEAELPEEIGNLKFLETLHVYRLLNAKVVSLLTQLRCLRLDLGNSVSATIFTDGIKLTSLEELEVCFGYHAFKSQEPWRRFVKELGSLKELKVLRLGSCNAFSMEVQIDLVESLRSLGKMEHLSLHAYWSSSADTATWEAAGFRLPRHIRYLLLNGINFSGFPSFCINRLCLPNLSHLSLSVDAIEEQELQILGQLPELRFLDLKVESTAEIMVCSAATTDPAGDGGRFFKKLRHCTLNPWEVLLLPSKDGVSFRMRRVHATVLLGSEWNGVSSGKGLAAALMPRVHKLSFKVFSVREFKDENHGDGLCLEYFASLQNINVKIYIDDASDAEVEVKEVEASLQRAARVHPNHPLVETVRYNAPMFPEWKAWAASRQAHEAEVEQQQDDEAGSSARD; encoded by the exons ATGGAGTACGCGACGGGAGCACTGGGCACTCTGCTTCCCAAGCTCGGCCAGCTGCTCCGAGATGAGTACAGGCTGCAGAAGGGCGCCAAGAAAAACATCGAGGACCTCACAAAAGAGCTCGAGTGCATTCAAGCTGCCCTCCGCGACGTCGGCGAGGTGCCGCTGGACGAGCGTAGCGAGCTGCTCAGGATCTGGGCCCGTGATGCCCGGGAGATGTCCTACGACATGGAGGATATGGTGGACACCTTCCTTGTGCGTGTCCAGGGCCCTGATGAACGCCCCAGCAAAAGGAAGGTAAAAAGGTTTTTCAAGAAGTTGTGGGATGATGTCACCAAGGCAAAAATCCGGCGCGACATCGGCCAAGAGATCAATGACATCAAGGAGCGTGTCAAGGAGGTGGCAGAGCGACGCGCAAG GTACAAGTTTGATGATATTACTCCTGCCAAAACTTTTAGTGTTGACCCTCGCATAGCATTTCTGAACACTAAGGCAACTGATCTTATCGGTATCGATAAGGCAAGGGAAGAAGTAATCACGAAGTTGACAAAGGGAGATAATAATGTCCTGTCGGCACAACAAAGGATAATCTCTATTGTTGGATTTGGAGGGCTAGGCAAGACAACACTTGCCAAAGCAGTGTATGACAAGCTCAAAGGGCCATTTGATTGCACAGCGTTTGTCTCGGTTGGGAGGAATCCGGACAACATAAAGAACATTTTCAGGAACATATTAATCCAACTTGACAAGGGACGATACGAGAAATTTAATTTTTCAATATTCGACGATGAGATGCAACTCATCAATGAACTTCGAGATTTCCTTGGAAATAAGAG GTACTTCATTGTTATTGACGACATATGGGACACAAAAGCTTGGAAGATAATCCAATTAGCTCTTGTTGACAATAATAGTGGAAGTATAATAATCATAACTACTCGTAAATATGAAGTTGCACAACAAGCTGGTGGGATTTATCGGCTAGAACCGCTGTCAGATGATAACTCGAGAAAGTTATTCTTTGCAAGGATGTATGATGGTGAAAGTAAAGCATCTAATCATCAACCAGATGATGAGGTTTCAGATAAAATTCTAAAGAAGTGTGGTGACATTCCACTGGCTATCATCACAATGGCTAGTCTGTTGGAGGGTAAACATATGGAGGAATGGTCAGAGATACTAAACTCTATTGATTTTGGCAGTAAAGAGAATCAGCAAGTAGAGGACACAATGAAGATAATATCGTTTAGCTACTATGATCTACCTCCTCATCTAAGAATATGCCTATTGTATCTAAGTGTGTTCCCAGAAGATTATTTCATTGAGAAAGATGCTCTTATATGGATGTGGATAGCCGAAGATTTTATTGTTCACAAGAAACAAGGAATAATGTCCTCATTTGAGATTGGGGAGAGATGGTTTAGTGAGCTGGTAAACAGAAGTATGATTCAGCTGGTAGAGAAATGGGACGAAGGGAGTCGCATCTTAGTACATGGCTGTCAGGTTCATGATATGGTATTGGATCTTATCTGTTCCATTTCATCCGAAGAGAACTTTGTCACTATATTAGATAACAAGGAAggggcatcatcatcatcatcatcatcaccaggCAAAGTTTACAGGTTAGCCCTCCATAATAATAGAATTGTGGAGTCCCATATGGTGGGCATGGGAAGAGTGAGGTCATTCATTTCATGTGACTGTGATATTGACAAGGGGATCCCACTGTCAAGCTTTACACTTATACGAGTGCTAGCCATATATAATGGTGTTTTCGGACGTAAACACCGCCATTTGAAGCATATCCAGAATTTACTTCACTTGAGGTATCTCCAGCTAAGCGGTGGAGAAGCTGAGCTCCCTGAAGAAATAGGAAATTTAAAGTTTTTGGAGACACTACATGTGTACCGACTTTTGAATGCAAAAGTGGTGAGCCTTCTAACACAGTTGCGGTGCCTGCGATTAGATCTTGGTAATAGCGTCTCGGCTACAATATTTACAGATGGTATAAAGCTGACATCTTTGGAGGAGCTCGAGGTATGTTTTGGTTATCATGCATTTAAGAGTCAAGAGCCATGGAGGCGATTTGTGAAGGAGCTGGGCAGCCTGAAGGAACTCAAGGTGCTCCGCCTTGGTTCTTGTAACGCATTTTCGATGGAAGTACAGATAGATTTGGTCGAGTCTCTGCGCAGTCTCGGAAAGATGGAGCACCTGTCTCTGCATGCGTACTGGTCTTCATCTGCGGATACCGCGACGTGGGAAGCAGCGGGCTTTCGTCTCCCACGACACATTCGGTATTTGCTACTAAATGGGATAAATTTCTCTGGGTTCCCATCCTTCTGCATCAACCGCTTGTGTCTTCCGAATCTCTCCCACCTATCCCTCAGCGTTGATGCTATCGAAGAGCAGGAGCTGCAAATCTTGGGCCAGTTGCCGGAGCTCCGTTTCCTCGATCTGAAGGTGGAGTCCACTGCGGAAATAATGGTATGCAGTGCTGCTACTACTGATCCCGCCGGCGATGGTGGCCGCTTTTTCAAGAAGTTGAGGCACTGCACGTTGAATCCTTGGGAAGTCTTGTTGCTGCCAAGCAAGGACGGTGTTTCCTTTCGTATGCGGCGTGTGCATGCCACCGTGCTCCTGGGCTCTGAATGGAACGGCGTCAGCAGCGGCAAAGGTCTTGCGGCGGCTCTGATGCCACGCGTCCATAAGCTTAGTTTTAAAGTATTCAGCGTGCGGGAATTCAAGGATGAAAACCATGGGGATGGCCTCTGCTTGGAGTACTTTGCCTCGCTTCAGAATATCAATGTAAAGATCTACATCGATGACGCCTCTGATGCGGaggtggaggtgaaggaggtggAGGCATCACTGCAGCGTGCAGCTCGCGTCCATCCCAACCATCCCCTAGTTGAGACGGTCAGGTACAACGCGCCCATGTTCCCGGAGTGGAAGGCATGGGCGGCGAG CAGGCAGGCACATGAGGCAGAGGTTGAGCAGCAACAAGACGACGAG GCAGGCTCATCAGCGAGAGATTGA